In Zingiber officinale cultivar Zhangliang chromosome 1A, Zo_v1.1, whole genome shotgun sequence, a genomic segment contains:
- the LOC122023558 gene encoding linoleate 13S-lipoxygenase 2-1, chloroplastic-like isoform X2, protein MLKHAVLPPSLLFFPRHPSLPGAGASSVVAFSQQRQWRRQRRQNNRDNNNKVRRAVSSLLEQLTFLNESRRQVTGLLTVGGVFEPMENTRSGESIRLPSLQLMLLSDDLDHQTGWEAALCRYEPKKRIGGNTYEARFIVPPNFGQIGAVVVRNEIDIDLFLNDIVLTIDGDNSAPLLFDCKSWLHSTFVRVFFSSNKSYLPSKTPAGLVGMRQHELHILRGSGTGERKKFERIYDYDVYNDLGNPDSDPGLARPVLGGSDEFPYPRRCRTGRPPTRSDRISEQRSATVYVPRDEGFSKVKQETLGSVIHNLLPSVETALVDSQMGFPSFTAIDELFNQGLPLPLQDTTHTFRTIVPRLVKATTAGAQNVLRFEQPEMIDRDKFSWLKDEEFSRQTLAGFNPLSIQLVEFPLVSKLDPSIYGSPESLITAELIEREIKGVMTVDEALEQKKLFILDYHDLLLPFVHKVRELEDSTLYASRTLFFLSPESTLLPIAIELTRPASPKQPQWRQVFTPCWDATGAWLWRLAKAHVAVHDSGYHQLVSHWLRTHCCVEPYVIATNRQLSQMHPIYRLMHPYFRYTMEINAFARATLINANGIIEQTFSLGKYSMELSSAAYDKLWRFDMEALPADLIRRGMAVEDPEAEHGLRLTIDDYPYAQDGLLIWSAIEQWVADYVGHYYPSPADVAADSELQSWWTEVRTKGHADKQHEPWWPSLNTQADLVRILTTIIWVASGHHAAVNFGQYPFAGYFPNRPSIARAKMPVEDAKEDDLAAFQKKPEAALLRCFPSVIQATKVMATLDVLSDHSPDEEYLGKDAEAAWRKNPVVYAAFERFNCRLREIEAIIEGRNADPTLKNRCGAGIVPYQLLRPFSEPGVTGMGVPNSISI, encoded by the exons ATGTTGAAGCATGCAGTTCTTCCACCGTCCCTCCTCTTCTTCCCTCGCCACCCCTCTCTCCCCGGCGCTGGAGCCTCCAGCGTCGTAGCCTTCAGCCAACAACGGCAATGGCGGCGCCAGCGCCGCCAGAATAACAGAGACAATAACAACAAGGTGCGCCGCGCCGTGTCCTCGTTGTTGGAGCAACTAACCTTCCTGAACGAGTCGAGACGGCAGGTCACCGGCCTGCTGACGGTAGGAGGCGTGTTTGAGCCAATGGAGAACACGCGGTCGGGGGAGTCTATTCGCCTGCCGTCTCTGCAGCTCATGCTCCTCAGCGATGACCTTGATCACC AAACGGGATGGGAGGCGGCGTTATGCCGCTACGAGCCCAAGAAACGAATCGGTGGCAACACATACGAAGCACGTTTTATCGTTCCGCCAAATTTTGGACAGATCGGAGCGGTCGTCGTCCGGAATGAGATCGACATCGATTTGTTTCTCAATGACATCGTTCTCACGATCGACGGCGATAATTCCGCTCCTCTTCTGTTTGATTGCAAGTCGTGGTTGCACTCCACGTTCGTCAGAGTCTTCTTCTCCAGCAACAAG TCTTACCTTCCGTCTAAAACGCCGGCGGGGCTGGTGGGCATGCGGCAGCATGAGCTGCATATTCTGCGCGGCTCCGGCACAGGCGAGCGGAAGAAGTTCGAGAGGATCTACGACTACGACGTCTACAATGACCTGGGAAACCCAGACAGCGACCCCGGGCTGGCTCGGCCCGTCCTCGGTGGCTCCGACGAGTTCCCCTACCCGCGCCGGTGCCGCACAGGCCGGCCACCAACTCGCTCAG ATCGTATATCGGAGCAGAGGAGCGCGACCGTGTACGTGCCGAGGGACGAGGGCTTCTCGAAGGTGAAGCAGGAGACGTTGGGGTCGGTGATACACAACCTGCTGCCGTCGGTGGAGACGGCGCTGGTGGACTCGCAGATGGGCTTCCCTTCCTTCACCGCCATCGACGAGCTCTTCAACCAGGGCTTGCCGCTGCCGCTCCAAGATACAACGCACACCTTCCGCACCATTGTTCCCCGACTCGTGAAGGCGACCACCGCCGGCGCGCAGAATGTGCTCCGGTTCGAACAGCCTGAAATGATTGACA GAGATAAGTTTTCCTGGCTTAAAGACGAAGAATTTTCCCGGCAGACTTTGGCCGGCTTCAATCCTCTCAGCATTCAACTAGTC GAATTTCCATTGGTAAGCAAGCTCGATCCAAGCATTTACGGTTCGCCGGAGTCGCTGATCACGGCGGAGCTCAttgagagagaaattaaaggagtCATGACCGTCGATGAG GCGTTGGAGCAGAAGAAGCTCTTCATTTTGGACTACCATGATCTGCTGCTTCCGTTCGTACACAAGGTCCGAGAGCTGGAGGACTCGACGCTCTACGCCTCCCGGACGCTGTTCTTCCTCTCGCCGGAGAGCACCCTGCTGCCGATCGCCATCGAGCTCACGCGGCCCGCTTCGCCGAAGCAGCCGCAGTGGCGGCAAGTGTTCACTCCCTGCTGGGACGCCACCGGCGCCTGGCTCTGGCGTCTCGCCAAGGCGCACGTCGCGGTCCACGACTCCGGCTACCACCAGCTCGTCTCCCACTG GCTTCGGACTCACTGCTGCGTGGAGCCGTACGTCATCGCCACCAACCGGCAGCTGAGCCAGATGCATCCGATCTACCGCCTGATGCACCCCTACTTCCGCTACACCATGGAGATCAACGCCTTCGCCCGAGCGACCCTCATCAACGCCAACGGCATTATCGAGCAGACCTTCTCGCTGGGGAAATACTCCATGGAGCTTTCCTCCGCCGCCTACGACAAGCTGTGGCGCTTCGACATGGAGGCTTTGCCCGCCGACCTCATCCGAAG GGGGATGGCGGTGGAAGATCCAGAGGCAGAGCACGGCCTCCGGCTCACCATCGACGACTACCCCTATGCCCAGGACGGCCTCCTGATCTGGTCCGCCATCGAGCAGTGGGTGGCCGATTATGTTGGCCACTACTACCCCTCGCCGGCCGATGTCGCCGCGGACTCAGAGCTCCAATCATGGTGGACGGAGGTTCGCACCAAGGGCCATGCCGATAAGCAGCACGAGCCATGGTGGCCGTCTCTGAACACGCAGGCGGACCTCGTCCGTATCCTCACCACCATCATCTGGGTGGCCTCCGGCCATCACGCTGCCGTCAACTTCGGGCAGTACCCTTTTGCCGGGTACTTCCCCAACCGCCCCTCCATCGCGCGAGCAAAAATGCCGGTGGAGGACGCCAAGGAGGACGACCTGGCGGCGTTCCAGAAGAAACCGGAGGCGGCTCTGTTGCGGTGCTTCCCGTCGGTGATCCAAGCGACGAAGGTGATGGCGACCCTGGACGTGCTGTCAGATCACTCGCCGGACGAGGAGTACTTGGGAAAGGATGCGGAGGCTGCGTGGAGGAAGAACCCGGTGGTGTACGCGGCCTTCGAGCGCTTCAACTGCCGGCTGAGGGAGATCGAGGCGATCATCGAAGGGAGAAACGCCGACCCCACTCTGAAGAACCGGTGCGGCGCCGGAATCGTGCCGTACCAGCTCCTGAGGCCGTTCTCCGAGCCGGGGGTGACCGGAATGGGCGTGCCCAATAGCATCTCCATTTGA
- the LOC122023558 gene encoding linoleate 13S-lipoxygenase 2-1, chloroplastic-like isoform X1, translating to MLKHAVLPPSLLFFPRHPSLPGAGASSVVAFSQQRQWRRQRRQNNRDNNNKVRRAVSSLLEQLTFLNESRRQVTGLLTVGGVFEPMENTRSGESIRLPSLQLMLLSDDLDHQTGWEAALCRYEPKKRIGGNTYEARFIVPPNFGQIGAVVVRNEIDIDLFLNDIVLTIDGDNSAPLLFDCKSWLHSTFVRVFFSSNKSYLPSKTPAGLVGMRQHELHILRGSGTGERKKFERIYDYDVYNDLGNPDSDPGLARPVLGGSDEFPYPRRCRTGRPPTRSDRISEQRSATVYVPRDEGFSKVKQETLGSVIHNLLPSVETALVDSQMGFPSFTAIDELFNQGLPLPLQDTTHTFRTIVPRLVKATTAGAQNVLRFEQPEMIDRDKFSWLKDEEFSRQTLAGFNPLSIQLVAEFPLVSKLDPSIYGSPESLITAELIEREIKGVMTVDEALEQKKLFILDYHDLLLPFVHKVRELEDSTLYASRTLFFLSPESTLLPIAIELTRPASPKQPQWRQVFTPCWDATGAWLWRLAKAHVAVHDSGYHQLVSHWLRTHCCVEPYVIATNRQLSQMHPIYRLMHPYFRYTMEINAFARATLINANGIIEQTFSLGKYSMELSSAAYDKLWRFDMEALPADLIRRGMAVEDPEAEHGLRLTIDDYPYAQDGLLIWSAIEQWVADYVGHYYPSPADVAADSELQSWWTEVRTKGHADKQHEPWWPSLNTQADLVRILTTIIWVASGHHAAVNFGQYPFAGYFPNRPSIARAKMPVEDAKEDDLAAFQKKPEAALLRCFPSVIQATKVMATLDVLSDHSPDEEYLGKDAEAAWRKNPVVYAAFERFNCRLREIEAIIEGRNADPTLKNRCGAGIVPYQLLRPFSEPGVTGMGVPNSISI from the exons ATGTTGAAGCATGCAGTTCTTCCACCGTCCCTCCTCTTCTTCCCTCGCCACCCCTCTCTCCCCGGCGCTGGAGCCTCCAGCGTCGTAGCCTTCAGCCAACAACGGCAATGGCGGCGCCAGCGCCGCCAGAATAACAGAGACAATAACAACAAGGTGCGCCGCGCCGTGTCCTCGTTGTTGGAGCAACTAACCTTCCTGAACGAGTCGAGACGGCAGGTCACCGGCCTGCTGACGGTAGGAGGCGTGTTTGAGCCAATGGAGAACACGCGGTCGGGGGAGTCTATTCGCCTGCCGTCTCTGCAGCTCATGCTCCTCAGCGATGACCTTGATCACC AAACGGGATGGGAGGCGGCGTTATGCCGCTACGAGCCCAAGAAACGAATCGGTGGCAACACATACGAAGCACGTTTTATCGTTCCGCCAAATTTTGGACAGATCGGAGCGGTCGTCGTCCGGAATGAGATCGACATCGATTTGTTTCTCAATGACATCGTTCTCACGATCGACGGCGATAATTCCGCTCCTCTTCTGTTTGATTGCAAGTCGTGGTTGCACTCCACGTTCGTCAGAGTCTTCTTCTCCAGCAACAAG TCTTACCTTCCGTCTAAAACGCCGGCGGGGCTGGTGGGCATGCGGCAGCATGAGCTGCATATTCTGCGCGGCTCCGGCACAGGCGAGCGGAAGAAGTTCGAGAGGATCTACGACTACGACGTCTACAATGACCTGGGAAACCCAGACAGCGACCCCGGGCTGGCTCGGCCCGTCCTCGGTGGCTCCGACGAGTTCCCCTACCCGCGCCGGTGCCGCACAGGCCGGCCACCAACTCGCTCAG ATCGTATATCGGAGCAGAGGAGCGCGACCGTGTACGTGCCGAGGGACGAGGGCTTCTCGAAGGTGAAGCAGGAGACGTTGGGGTCGGTGATACACAACCTGCTGCCGTCGGTGGAGACGGCGCTGGTGGACTCGCAGATGGGCTTCCCTTCCTTCACCGCCATCGACGAGCTCTTCAACCAGGGCTTGCCGCTGCCGCTCCAAGATACAACGCACACCTTCCGCACCATTGTTCCCCGACTCGTGAAGGCGACCACCGCCGGCGCGCAGAATGTGCTCCGGTTCGAACAGCCTGAAATGATTGACA GAGATAAGTTTTCCTGGCTTAAAGACGAAGAATTTTCCCGGCAGACTTTGGCCGGCTTCAATCCTCTCAGCATTCAACTAGTCGCA GAATTTCCATTGGTAAGCAAGCTCGATCCAAGCATTTACGGTTCGCCGGAGTCGCTGATCACGGCGGAGCTCAttgagagagaaattaaaggagtCATGACCGTCGATGAG GCGTTGGAGCAGAAGAAGCTCTTCATTTTGGACTACCATGATCTGCTGCTTCCGTTCGTACACAAGGTCCGAGAGCTGGAGGACTCGACGCTCTACGCCTCCCGGACGCTGTTCTTCCTCTCGCCGGAGAGCACCCTGCTGCCGATCGCCATCGAGCTCACGCGGCCCGCTTCGCCGAAGCAGCCGCAGTGGCGGCAAGTGTTCACTCCCTGCTGGGACGCCACCGGCGCCTGGCTCTGGCGTCTCGCCAAGGCGCACGTCGCGGTCCACGACTCCGGCTACCACCAGCTCGTCTCCCACTG GCTTCGGACTCACTGCTGCGTGGAGCCGTACGTCATCGCCACCAACCGGCAGCTGAGCCAGATGCATCCGATCTACCGCCTGATGCACCCCTACTTCCGCTACACCATGGAGATCAACGCCTTCGCCCGAGCGACCCTCATCAACGCCAACGGCATTATCGAGCAGACCTTCTCGCTGGGGAAATACTCCATGGAGCTTTCCTCCGCCGCCTACGACAAGCTGTGGCGCTTCGACATGGAGGCTTTGCCCGCCGACCTCATCCGAAG GGGGATGGCGGTGGAAGATCCAGAGGCAGAGCACGGCCTCCGGCTCACCATCGACGACTACCCCTATGCCCAGGACGGCCTCCTGATCTGGTCCGCCATCGAGCAGTGGGTGGCCGATTATGTTGGCCACTACTACCCCTCGCCGGCCGATGTCGCCGCGGACTCAGAGCTCCAATCATGGTGGACGGAGGTTCGCACCAAGGGCCATGCCGATAAGCAGCACGAGCCATGGTGGCCGTCTCTGAACACGCAGGCGGACCTCGTCCGTATCCTCACCACCATCATCTGGGTGGCCTCCGGCCATCACGCTGCCGTCAACTTCGGGCAGTACCCTTTTGCCGGGTACTTCCCCAACCGCCCCTCCATCGCGCGAGCAAAAATGCCGGTGGAGGACGCCAAGGAGGACGACCTGGCGGCGTTCCAGAAGAAACCGGAGGCGGCTCTGTTGCGGTGCTTCCCGTCGGTGATCCAAGCGACGAAGGTGATGGCGACCCTGGACGTGCTGTCAGATCACTCGCCGGACGAGGAGTACTTGGGAAAGGATGCGGAGGCTGCGTGGAGGAAGAACCCGGTGGTGTACGCGGCCTTCGAGCGCTTCAACTGCCGGCTGAGGGAGATCGAGGCGATCATCGAAGGGAGAAACGCCGACCCCACTCTGAAGAACCGGTGCGGCGCCGGAATCGTGCCGTACCAGCTCCTGAGGCCGTTCTCCGAGCCGGGGGTGACCGGAATGGGCGTGCCCAATAGCATCTCCATTTGA